One stretch of Petrotoga sp. 9PW.55.5.1 DNA includes these proteins:
- a CDS encoding carbohydrate ABC transporter permease yields the protein MTNKKITTGNLILHIVMFGLALVWLYPYAWLFLASVKPSAEIYTRFLPTRFTLEHFRFILESAERMNRPFVRAFFISLFISVTVTICVIITSAIISFALSKYRFKAREGIFNFIIFQMVFPGFMFTIPLYILMRNMNLLNSLAALIVPFVMSGWGIFMMTQSFRGTPNDYIEAAKIDGASDWFIIFRIMLPLNNSVMAIVGLFTFIGVWDNFMWPLIVIQDYYKMPLSVLLASFNHEYGAYIGPVMAGSVIQTLPMVLIFIIFRKAFLQGISMSLK from the coding sequence ATGACAAACAAAAAGATAACAACAGGTAATTTAATACTTCATATAGTAATGTTCGGTCTAGCATTAGTTTGGTTATATCCATATGCATGGTTATTTTTAGCATCGGTAAAACCTTCTGCTGAAATTTATACAAGATTTTTACCCACCAGATTTACTTTAGAACATTTTAGATTTATTCTGGAAAGTGCTGAAAGAATGAATAGACCTTTTGTAAGAGCTTTTTTTATCAGTCTATTTATCTCAGTTACGGTTACAATTTGTGTTATAATCACTTCTGCAATAATTTCTTTTGCACTTTCAAAATATCGTTTTAAAGCTAGAGAAGGTATTTTCAATTTCATTATTTTTCAAATGGTCTTCCCCGGTTTCATGTTTACAATTCCTTTATATATATTAATGAGAAATATGAATTTATTAAATTCATTAGCTGCTCTAATCGTTCCTTTTGTAATGAGTGGATGGGGGATTTTTATGATGACACAGAGTTTCAGAGGAACTCCAAATGATTATATAGAAGCCGCTAAGATAGATGGAGCTTCTGATTGGTTCATTATTTTTAGGATAATGCTTCCTTTAAACAATTCTGTTATGGCAATTGTAGGTTTATTTACGTTCATAGGTGTATGGGACAATTTCATGTGGCCACTTATAGTAATACAAGATTACTATAAAATGCCACTTTCCGTTTTATTGGCAAGTTTTAATCACGAGTACGGCGCATATATAGGCCCTGTTATGGCTGGATCTGTTATACAAACTCTGCCAATGGTGTTAATCTTTATAATATTTAGAAAAGCATTCCTGCAAGGAATTTCAATGTCTTTAAAATAA
- a CDS encoding carbohydrate ABC transporter permease encodes MAKRLTNLAKKEARKGLGISSIYLVYTAIFWGYPFVWLFILLFSRWRFVGTPQFAGLYNIQRVLTDPLFWKTVGNVFRFMLYYIPFVLLGSLLFAIALNKLKVGKTFVALSFLVANVSSGVAYSIMFSNLFSVNGPINRTLYNVFGITIPWFTSPQLAMFSISLIVIWKFIGYYGLILYAGLTAIPKSLYEAAELDGAGNLTKFFRITLPLLNPSIVMVMVLAITLAFGIFTEPYMITGGGPMRSTLTPMMHMITTAFQRMDPTYAATMAVFVAIISFGLILVVRKTIEREVDLV; translated from the coding sequence ATGGCTAAAAGGTTAACAAATTTAGCAAAAAAGGAAGCAAGGAAAGGATTAGGCATATCTTCAATATATCTTGTATACACTGCGATATTTTGGGGTTATCCCTTTGTGTGGTTGTTTATCCTCCTTTTTTCACGATGGAGATTTGTAGGTACTCCTCAATTCGCTGGTTTATACAATATTCAGAGGGTCTTAACAGACCCTCTTTTTTGGAAAACTGTTGGTAATGTGTTCCGATTTATGCTCTATTATATTCCTTTTGTTTTACTTGGCTCTTTACTTTTTGCAATAGCACTTAATAAACTTAAAGTTGGTAAAACATTTGTTGCTTTGTCTTTTTTGGTTGCAAATGTATCATCAGGAGTTGCCTATTCTATTATGTTTTCAAATTTATTTTCAGTGAATGGACCTATAAATAGAACTCTTTACAATGTTTTTGGAATAACTATTCCATGGTTTACAAGTCCGCAATTGGCAATGTTTTCAATTTCATTGATAGTTATTTGGAAATTCATAGGATATTATGGACTAATATTATACGCTGGTCTGACCGCTATTCCAAAGTCTTTGTATGAGGCAGCAGAATTAGATGGAGCTGGAAATTTAACAAAGTTTTTTAGAATTACGCTTCCCTTATTAAACCCATCTATAGTAATGGTAATGGTTTTAGCTATAACTTTAGCCTTTGGAATATTTACAGAACCATATATGATAACGGGAGGAGGTCCTATGAGAAGTACTTTGACTCCAATGATGCATATGATAACAACTGCTTTTCAAAGGATGGATCCAACTTATGCTGCAACAATGGCTGTATTTGTGGCTATTATAAGTTTTGGCTTGATATTGGTAGTTAGAAAAACTATAGAAAGAGAAGTTGATCTGGTATGA
- a CDS encoding extracellular solute-binding protein: MKKLSVLLLIVLISTFALSQTKLVFWTAPNPQQEAFWKEVVAEYESLHPEIEIEWSTIPAAGSSEEAILTAIASGRAPDISTNIFSGFAAQLVEIDQLMELDKLDGFDELVEARKMGSIIEGWQINGKNYVIPIYSNPILMWWRSSLLREAGFENPPRTYGEIYEFSKNFVIPKERYSVQIIQGRNWWDRWFDFITYYYAASEGKSYVDTSKGRATFNDEAGKEVAEFINTMFRNEWTAVDLGSNPFYIGDIAGGLRGPWEISFAQNQFPDIVSDIVISAPPVPDSYPQDKPIYTFADAKGLVIFKTTKHPKEAWDFVKWVFSREDFDLKWLEYTKMPPAREDLLTNELFSDFWEQNPLAAEYAKYVPYAVPPATISTTVDVQDLMTFELVEPLMYGTKDPKKALDDVIKAINRILW, translated from the coding sequence CAAATCCACAACAAGAAGCTTTTTGGAAAGAAGTTGTAGCAGAATATGAATCTTTACATCCTGAAATAGAGATTGAATGGTCTACTATTCCAGCGGCAGGTAGTTCTGAAGAAGCAATATTAACAGCAATTGCATCTGGAAGAGCCCCTGATATTTCTACAAACATTTTTTCAGGATTTGCCGCACAATTAGTCGAAATAGATCAGCTTATGGAATTAGACAAACTTGATGGTTTTGATGAATTGGTGGAAGCAAGAAAGATGGGAAGTATCATTGAAGGATGGCAAATAAATGGTAAAAACTATGTAATACCTATTTATTCAAATCCTATTTTGATGTGGTGGCGATCTTCTCTTTTAAGGGAAGCCGGATTTGAAAATCCACCAAGAACATATGGCGAAATATACGAATTCTCTAAAAATTTCGTTATACCGAAAGAAAGATATTCAGTTCAAATTATTCAAGGAAGAAACTGGTGGGATAGATGGTTTGATTTTATTACTTATTATTACGCAGCAAGTGAAGGAAAATCATATGTAGATACATCAAAAGGTAGAGCGACGTTTAACGACGAAGCTGGAAAGGAAGTTGCAGAATTTATAAACACAATGTTTAGAAACGAATGGACAGCTGTTGATCTTGGTTCCAACCCTTTCTACATTGGGGATATAGCAGGAGGGTTAAGAGGTCCTTGGGAAATATCTTTTGCTCAAAACCAATTTCCAGATATAGTAAGTGATATCGTTATTTCTGCTCCCCCTGTTCCTGACAGTTATCCTCAAGATAAACCAATCTACACTTTTGCAGATGCAAAAGGACTTGTAATTTTTAAAACAACTAAGCATCCAAAAGAAGCTTGGGATTTTGTAAAATGGGTTTTTTCAAGAGAAGATTTCGACTTGAAATGGCTTGAATACACAAAGATGCCACCCGCAAGAGAAGATCTCTTAACGAACGAATTATTTTCAGATTTTTGGGAACAAAATCCTTTGGCAGCAGAATACGCTAAATACGTTCCTTACGCTGTGCCACCTGCAACAATTTCAACAACAGTTGATGTACAAGATTTAATGACTTTTGAGTTAGTAGAACCATTAATGTATGGAACCAAAGATCCAAAAAAGGCTTTAGATGATGTAATCAAGGCAATAAACAGGATACTTTGGTAA